A portion of the Bactrocera neohumeralis isolate Rockhampton chromosome 2, APGP_CSIRO_Bneo_wtdbg2-racon-allhic-juicebox.fasta_v2, whole genome shotgun sequence genome contains these proteins:
- the LOC126768073 gene encoding protein takeout isoform X2: MYIYIILTLSNNNNLTLASTFDKCKRDANFDKCLVDAVNNAILLLKDGNKEFGIPPLEPLAVKSLVIDSGNAPITLKQTMKNLLVHDMISTSKVQRYRTDLNNHLIICDSKTDRIEMVGDYEMSGRILLLPITGNGKANLTLINTRIEHRLIGEPFMRDGVKYMRLKEYRVDLNPKRVYMQFDNLFNDRLLSQTMNRFLNDNWETVFNELKVGYAGSFGKIFRDISNKLFEEIPFDSIFLSS; encoded by the exons atgtatatatatataatcctgACTttgagcaacaacaataacttgaCTTTGG cgtCAACTTTTGACAAGTGCAAACGCGATGCGAACTTTGACAAATGCCTTGTAGATGCTGTGAACAATGCGATCTTGCTGCTCAAGGAtg GCAACAAGGAGTTCGGCATACCACCACTAGAACCACTCGCTGTTAAATCGCTGGTCATCGACTCCGGCAATGCACCAATTACGCTAAAGCAAACGATGAAAAATTTGCTAGTGCATGACATGATCTCTACCAGCAAAGTACAACGCTATCG CACTGATCTAAATAATCATCTGATTATTTGCGACAGTAAAACCGATCGTATTGAAATGGTGGGCGATTATGAAATGTCAGGCCGCATACTACTATTACCTATAACGGGTAATGGCAAAGCGAATTTGACATTGATCAACACTCGCATCGAACATCGTCTCATTGGTGAACCCTTCATGCGCGATGGCGTCAAATATATGCGTTTGAAAGAGTATCGTGTCGATTTGAATCCAAAACGTGTTTATATGCAATTTGATAATCTCTTCAATGATCGTTTACTCTCACAAACAATGAATCGTTTTTTGAACGATAATTGGGAGACGGTATTCAATGAGCTAAAAGTTGGCTATGCGGGtagttttggtaaaattttccgTGATATATCGAATAAGTTATTTGAGGAGATACCTTTCGATTCAATATTCCTGAGTTCTTGA